GGACTTGGGACTCTGAGATGCAAGGCAGTGTGTAAAGAATGGGAAGAAAGCAAAACTGTTTCACATAAAGGATATCAACGCAACCGAAGAAAAGCCTCCCCAGCTGCTACAAAACGACAGTCCTCTTCCAAGAGAAAACGCATTTACACCTCAGACTCCTCAGAGAACCCTGATGAAAAGAAACAGTGCATGCGCAAGGCTAAGGGCTACTGTGataaggacgagagagagactaAACGATCCAACTCAAAGCACCCCAAGAAGGAATCTCGATCCAAGTCAGAACCCGAGGACGGTAATAGTCAGGAAGATGCCTCTTCTCAAGGGTCAGAGGAGGAGGTTGAGTGTCCGAGGTGGAAGAGACGTTTGGAGCGACAGAAACGCAAGCGAAAAGAAAGCTGCAGCAGCAGTGCCCACAGTTCTGCCTCTGAaagcgaggaggaggaagaggcctCTGAGAAGTCCTCTGCTAGCTCAGGTTCCCAGAACAGTACAAAGAGAAAAAGTCACAAGAGGTCAAGTGTCAGCGAAAAGGGTG
The genomic region above belongs to Salvelinus sp. IW2-2015 linkage group LG4p, ASM291031v2, whole genome shotgun sequence and contains:
- the LOC139024147 gene encoding uncharacterized protein → MRKAKGYCDKDERETKRSNSKHPKKESRSKSEPEDGNSQEDASSQGSEEEVECPRWKRRLERQKRKRKESCSSSAHSSASESEEEEEASEKSSASSGSQNSTKRKSHKRSSVSEKGAARHSRQRRRDASEADSDQSYKEPQSGTHIKTRNRGKRTVTYHDSE